GAAACCTTACAAACTTTGGACACTCAAGATGTACCACCTACCTTTCATGCCGTAAAACTTCCTACCCCTTATAGAGAAGATGAGGTTAAAACGTTCGATAACATAGAAGGTTTGCTGGCTAATTCTCCTAAGGTTAAAGATAACATGATAGTAGTTCCTAAGGTAGTGAAAGCTCCTTCATAAACTCAAGAGAGGTGAGAGATGAAAAGCACAACCCTAACAGAGTTTACCATAAAAAATGCTTTGGAGATGCTTGAAAAAGGAGAAATAAGCTCTGTTGAGCTTGTCGAAGAAACGTTTAACCAAATTAAAAGGTTTGATCCTGAGGTCAAAGCCTTTTTGCATCTGTTTGAAGA
Above is a genomic segment from Thermodesulfobacterium commune DSM 2178 containing:
- the gatC gene encoding Asp-tRNA(Asn)/Glu-tRNA(Gln) amidotransferase subunit GatC, producing MPISLEEILKIAHLCRLEFDEEEAKKFSEELSKILDYFETLQTLDTQDVPPTFHAVKLPTPYREDEVKTFDNIEGLLANSPKVKDNMIVVPKVVKAPS